The following proteins are co-located in the Trichocoleus sp. FACHB-46 genome:
- a CDS encoding TetR/AcrR family transcriptional regulator gives MVDERPKASTLRRQPQQARSQERVHHILDMAEQLFIELGYDQVTTRAIATRSEVPVGSLYQFFPDKAAILRALANRYFEQEYRLLMQLHAELAESEIALYIDRMIDTMEHFAAEHPGYRAVLGPWLKLMSTADAEEMNEPDPLLLPGLANFLSQRNPELDSTRCELVASIVLKTTYELLWLASTRDRLQQPALVAETKTLITAYLQSYKI, from the coding sequence ATGGTAGACGAGCGACCCAAAGCCTCAACCCTGCGGCGGCAACCTCAACAAGCCCGGAGTCAGGAACGGGTACATCACATCCTTGATATGGCGGAGCAGCTCTTTATAGAACTGGGGTATGACCAAGTCACCACCCGCGCGATCGCCACTCGCTCCGAGGTGCCCGTGGGGTCGCTTTATCAGTTTTTTCCTGATAAAGCAGCAATTCTGCGGGCACTTGCGAATCGATACTTTGAGCAGGAATACCGCCTGCTTATGCAACTCCACGCCGAACTGGCAGAATCCGAGATTGCTCTTTACATCGATCGCATGATTGACACGATGGAGCACTTTGCAGCGGAGCATCCTGGCTATCGAGCGGTGCTGGGACCCTGGCTGAAGCTAATGAGCACGGCTGATGCCGAGGAGATGAATGAACCTGATCCGTTGCTACTACCAGGACTCGCCAATTTTTTGTCCCAGCGCAACCCAGAACTCGATAGTACCCGATGTGAACTAGTTGCCAGCATTGTCCTCAAAACAACCTACGAGTTGCTGTGGCTGGCATCGACTCGCGATCGGCTCCAGCAACCCGCCCTGGTCGCAGAAACTAAAACTCTAATTACGGCGTACCTGCAAAGCTACAAAATTTAA